tcgatGATGCTGAAATACTCCAAATATAGTCCACACAGCAAATCACATCGGTATACTAGAGAAGGGGTGAAATTAAATATAGCACAAGCAAACAATTTATATAAAAGGGCTCaccctctttaaaagaagactGAGCTTGTTTCAGATTTTGTGGTACAAGGATTCCAAACCACTTCAAAGGATCCCTGTGCTCTGGTGTGGATgattctgcctttgtttttacTTGAGGGTCTGTCTCCTGTTCCTCCTCTTTAACCCCCTTTTGTTTGGTATTTATTCGCTTTCTAAGACCTgaaatttttaataatgttgtcATGAACAAAATCATACAATTACAGTTTAGGCCCCTACATATATATTAGATAAGCAACACTGTGGAAAGACGCCTaacaaaatcaaaacacaaTATTAAATGTCAGTAAATCAGACATACCTGTTTCTTTCGCTCCAATGTCTTCTATCGTGTTGTTTTTCAGTTCTTCTGTTTCATTCTCTTTTCTCTCACATTTGAACTCAGCTGTTCCACCTTCCAACACACTGTTATTAAGGCAAGCACACGGATCTATGTAAATGACCTAGTCTTATGCAAACGTTATTTAATTGCATGTGTTGATACGGACCTGGTTTCAACATAAACAAGCGGCTCCATCTCGCTAGCGTACTGCAGAGCAGAGACTTGCTTATTTCCCATTGAATAACGAGCTTTGGCAATTGAAAACCATCCCTGTGTTAAAAGAATTAATGGAATTAAGAATACAAATGATAATGGTCCGTATCCAATACGTAATGTTGAACAAGCTGGATTCCATTCC
This sequence is a window from Onychostoma macrolepis isolate SWU-2019 chromosome 23, ASM1243209v1, whole genome shotgun sequence. Protein-coding genes within it:
- the ccdc115 gene encoding coiled-coil domain-containing protein 115, which codes for MRVDQQLRLDEQLLLFMDQLEALEEKRQRLNSLIEEGWFSIAKARYSMGNKQVSALQYASEMEPLVYVETSVLEGGTAEFKCERKENETEELKNNTIEDIGAKETGLRKRINTKQKGVKEEEQETDPQVKTKAESSTPEHRDPLKWFGILVPQNLKQAQSSFKEVITLSAEIASLQSTILATRKELQAQMKEKTQPERKKE